The Vibrio orientalis CIP 102891 = ATCC 33934 genome segment AGATTACTGGTCAAGAGCACTCTAACTTAGATGTACTTGATACTAAACGTTTCTCTGCAAGTAAAACATCGACTGCTATTGATACATTAGTTGAAGAAGCACAGCAGAAAAACCTAAAGTTACTTGCAGCTCGTATCACTCAAGATATTGCGAAAGATAACATATCGCTTCAAAGCTCTGGCCACCTACCATCTTTGACACTTGATGGTGGATATACTATTGCAGAGCAAAACGATAGCCCTAGCGACTATGATTCAGACAACTTCAACGTTGGCCTGAACTTAAATGTTCCACTTTACACTGGTGGTGCAACAACCTCGCTAACAAAACAAGCTGAATTCAGCTATGTTGCAGCAAGCCAAGATCTAGAAGCGACTTACCGCAGCGTAGTTAAAGATGTTCGTGCATTTAACAACAACATCAGCGCTTCTATTGGTGCACTACGCGCTTATGAGCAAACAGTAGTTTCAGCTCAGTCAGCACTAGAAGCGACCGAAGCAGGCTTCGATGTAGGTACTCGTACTATCGTTGACGTGCTTGATTCAACTCGTCGTCTTTACGATGCGAACAAGAGCCTATCAAACGCACGTTACGACTACATTCTAAGTGTCCTTCAGCTACGTCAAGCAGTAGGTACACTAAGCGAGCAAGATATCCTAGATATCAACGCTGGTCTTAAGAAAAGCTAATCAGTAATCCTATCGGCTTTATATGAAAAAGGCTGACTCCATGCGGAGTCAGCCTTTTTTGTCTCTAAGATATAGAATAATAATCAGTAAACAGTATCGATCTGAACGTTGTTCTCAACTAGCCACTCTACTTTATCGTTGTTATTCAGAAGCAACGCAACGTTAACTGGCTGATTAGGGTCGACTGGGAATTGCCAAACAAACACCACCTCCCACTGATTTGGGCTATGGGTGCGCATCTCAAGCAAATCGCCATCAATCATCCAAGTCTCCTCACCTTGCTGAATCGAAATATTCTCGACATCTAGTTCAGCGGGTAGCGTTGAGTCTGACTCTAAATAGAGTGCGCCATGCAAAGTATTATCTTGCACCTCACCGATGGTCGGCATTTTGTTCAACCAAAGGTTACTTTTAAGCGTCACTGTTGATTCGGCAATCACTGCTTGGTTATCTTGCTCCCAGCCCACTTGCTGAGTCGCACAACCGGCCAACAAAGCGACACCGAGCGAAACTAATGCTACTTTTTTCATTTTATTTACCTTTGTTGTTATTGAGCCATTCTTTGAGGATTTGAATATCATTTTCATACTCATTCTTCATTTCTTCAACCCAATCATCAATATTTTCCCACCAAGCAGGTAGATCCGGCGATTGCGCTTTCTGGGCAACACTTTGAATATGTTTCAAACCAATAGACCCTGCGGCCCCTTTAATTTTATGCGCTTCAGAGACAATACCTTCTTGGTGTCTTGCAACCATATTAGAATCAAGGACTTGCAGATAATCAGGCATCATATCTTCAAACATCTGAATGCTGTCTAACACGGGCTTGGGACCGACGATGCTGACATAAGACTCAAGCATTTCTAGGTCGAGTAATCGAGCGTAGATCTCACCGCCTTCAGGGACGGCTTCAATCACCTCTGCCTGCTCAATGATCTCTTCTTGTTCACCTTGAGTAAACTTGGCTAACACATCATGCACTGCGGTCACTGAAAGCGGTTTACTGATCGCATCATCCATGCCCCTCTCAAGATACTCTTGCTTATTTTTCAGAACATTAGCTGTCAGTGCCACCAGCGGAGGAAGATCGGAATAGGTACGACGGAAGTATTCGGCGATATCAAAGCCCGTCATATCAGGCAACTGGATATCTAGGAACACCAGATCGTAAATTTCAGGGTCAAACATCTCCATCGCTTCTGCACCGTTCATCGCCACTGAGACTTCGTGGCCCATACTCTCCAGTAACGAGCGAGCAACGGTGATATTGAGTTCAATATCTTCAACCATAAAAATATTCAATTCTTGCGATTGAAGCGACGCCACAGCTTGAGGGACTGCCACTTCAATCAATGGCACGCGAATGGTCACAGTAAAGGTACTACCAAAGCCCTCTTCACTCGAAACAGTGATATCGCCATCCATCATGTTAATCAGCTGCTTCGATACCGCTAGGCCAATGCCTGTACCCACTGCATGCAAGTTGTCTTTGCCAGACTTCACTTGGTAGTACATGGCGAAGATCTTATCCAGTTCAGCTTCTGGAATACCAATCCCGCTATCTTCAATCTCCATAATGATATGAGCATGTTCATCAATGACTTCAGAGCTCACGGTCATCACCACACCGCCCTCTTTAGTAAACTTCATCGCATTACTAATCAGGTTCCAAAGTACCTGACGCAGTCGGGTTGCATCGACCTCAATTCCAGTCGGTAAATCACTCAATCTTTCGAGATCAAAACGCAGCCCTTTTTGCGACGCCATCAATGCAGAAATGCTCTCCATCTCCGCGACAAATTCCTCAAAGTTTAGCGCTGAAGGGAAAAGCTCCAGTTTACGACGGTCAAACTTATCCATATCAATAATATCGTTAAAGATATTGCCCAAAGTGATCGCACTAACGTTGATGGTTTGCATGTGACTGCGCTGCTCTTGGGTCATTTGCGTATCTAGCAACATGCGGCTTAAACCAACAATACCATTTAACGGCGTTCGCAATTCATGGCTAATGGTCGAGATAAACGTTGTTTTATCGCGACTGGCTTTTTCTAATGACTCTTCATGACGCTTACGCTCGGTAATATCACGACCAAAGCCGACCAAACCAAGGTGACGACCATCTTTGCTATAGAAAGGCACCTTACGCAGTTCAAAGTAGTTACGGCGCCCATCAGGGTATTCCAACCATTGTTCATAGGTTAAGGCTTGATTGTCTGAAAATACTTTTTGGTCGGTATCAACAATTTGTTGGGCAACTTCTTTGCTGTAGACATCCCACGGAGTGAGACCAACCAATTGACTCTCTTTCTTACCGGTTAGTTCTTCCATCGCTCTGTTACAGCCAGAGAAAACGCCTTCAGCATTACGGTAATAGATCAAATCAGGTGACGCATCGATAAACGAGCGCAGCAGCGCAGTTCGCTCCGCAAGTTCAACTTGAGTTTTTTCACGCTGATAGACCTCATTCTCAAGATCTTTCATCGCTTCTTCGCGCGCTTCTTCCGCCTTAATACGCTCTTCAATTTCTTGATTCAGTTTGGCGATGTTCTGTTGCAGCTGGTTATTCAGCTCTTGGTCACGAGAACGCATATCTTTGAGTTTTGAAACTAACTTAGAAAGGCGTTGGCGGGACTCTTCCAACTGATCGACAACCACCGAAAGAAAATAGACCGCCCAAGGGGTGATAAGCAGGCCAAAGAAGACAGAGCGGACGATATCGATATCATCCACATGACCATTGAGAACGAGCGTGATACCGACTTGAACAACGACCGCAAGCGCGACTAAAGCCAAAGCAAGTAAGATGGAGAAACGCAAAATACCCAATTTGACCAGAAGGTCGACATAATACTGGGCGAGATTTTTTATCGGTTTCATTGAAAGCTCCGCGAAAAAACGATAGATAAATTCTACCTGTTTTACCTAGCGACAGCTAAAAGAATCCTTAGTCAACAAAACGTTAATTCTCTGATGTGTGATGCACACAGGTTTGGTTACGACCATTGGCTTTCGCCTGATAGAGAGCACTATCTGCTAAGGCAACGATGGACTCACTATTGTCGAGTGGCTGCGGTACCAAAGAAACGAGACCAATACTGGCCGTGACGATGTCTGATACGTTAGAAGAATTATGAGCGAGCGCTAACTCAGCGACGCCTTGATGGATACGCTGGGCAACTTTCTTCGCCCCTTCAGCAGTAGTGTTAGGCAAGATAAAAGCAAACTCTTCACCACCATAACGAGCCACACTGTCGCTAGAGCGAGGCAATACCTTTTTGAACACCTCTGCGACTTTAATCAATGCTTCATCGCCACGTTGGTGGCCGTAAAAGTCATTAAAGCCTTTAAAGTAGTCAATGTCACACAGCATCACCGTCATTGGCTGCTGCTCTCGAATGTGGACATGCCACAATATATCAAGCTGCTCATCAAAACGGCGGCGGTTAGCGATCTGTGTCAGGCTATCAATGAAACTCAACCTTTCTAACTCTTGGTTAGCTTCTTCTAATTTTTGTTCCGCAAGGTATCGCTCCGATACATCACGCGCCATCACGAGCACCCCATTTGTCCCAGAGGCTGGATCTCTGAAAGGAGATTTAACTACATCGTACCAAATGAACTGGCCGTTGCTATTTACCACACGGTCGATATAACGCAGGGACTTACCTTCATGAAGAACTTTGTTGTCTGTTTCTGATAGGCGACTGTAGGACTCATTAGGAATGACGTCTTGCAAGCGCTTACCAATAAGGTCATTCACTTCAGCAATACCAAGTGCTTTAACAAAAGGCTGGTTACACGCTTGGTAAACCATATTTTCGTTAAAGATACCAATAGAATCGGGGCTCGATTCTAATATGTTTTGTAAAATCGTATCGCGCTGGGCCAGTGCCACTTCGGTATCTTTACGCTTTTCCATCTCATCACGCAGACTCTTTTGCATGTCATGCCAATCGGTCACATCATGGCTAATGCCCAAGGTGCCAATTTTCTCACCGCTCGAAGAAATCAATGCGCTTTGATAGCTCTCAAGCAAGCAACTACGGCCATCTGGCGTCACAGTCCAACGTCTTTTACTCGCTCGCCCTTTAATTACCCCTTCGATATCAGCGACGCCTTCACCTTCTCGGTTATGCCAAAAACGTTGGAATGCTCGGTTGCTTGAAATAAGTCGACCATCTTTATCTTTAATAAAAATCAGCTCAGATAAATTATCGAAAGCACTTTTTACAATCGATAAAGAGTTCACTTGATTCTTTAACTCGGCATCCGTTTCTTGGTGAGTAGAAAAGTAGAGCAACCAAACACTTCGGCGACGAAAAATGGTTTTACGTCCGACCACATCCAGATCAATTCTACGGCTTTTTGATAATGGCCAACTGATGGTGTGAGATGAGAAAAAGCGTCCGGTGAATGGTGACACTGAAGTCAGTAAAAACTTCGGGGTAACCAGATCAGGTAACATGAAATTTTTGCCAACTCGGCGAACGCCGAGTACTTGGCTCGCAACCGAGTTGGCAAGCAGCAATTCGCCACTCTTGCTATCGATTAAAAGTAAAGCATTGGGAGTGGTAACCAAAAGCTCAACTAAATGAGCTTGGTTACGAGCGTAGATCGCAGCCGTGATAATAATCGCGAGTAAGATGACAACAAGATCAAAACCATGCCCGTGGGTCGTGTCCCACAACCAAACTAATACTTGCTCCATCCCAATACTCAAACTCTATGCTATACCCATTGTAAGGGTACAAAAGATATCAGCTTATTGCTTACTATTCAGCCTTTAATATTGGTTTTGTGTATATAAATGGTTGATTAATTAACGTCCCCTGAGCCCCCTCTAGGTTCAAGGTGCGACCAATCTCCGTCATCGCCAACCATCGATTCTCACACCACAACGGAGCAAGAAGCGTTGGTCTTCTCGCCGCTGAAGAAACTCGGTGATAGACCACTTCGGGTGGTGTCATACGGATCATTTCACTGGCAATTGAGACATACTCATCAAGCTCAGGAGCTTCAAGTCGTCCCGCCTTCCAGGCTTTGGCCATCGTACTGCCTTCAACAATGTGCAATCCATGCAGCTTGATACCATCAGTCCCAACCGCCAGCACTTGTTCCATAGTCGCGATATTATCTTCGCGCGTTTCTTTCGGTAACCCGACAATTAAGTGGGTGCACACTTTAATACCTAACGCTCGGGCGCGCTTGGTGATCTCGGCATAACATTCAAAATCATGACCGCGATTAATACGCTTAAGCGTCTGATTGTTCGCCGTTTGTAATCCAAGCTCCAACCAGATCTCATAACCTTGTTCGACATAGCCTGACAACAAATCCAACACCGCGTCAGGCACGCAATCAGGGCGGGTGCCAACACAAAGTCCAACAATATCAGCTGCTTTTAATGCTTCCTCATACATGTTTTTCAACACTTGCACTTCCGCATATGTGCTGGTGTAGGCTTGAAAGTAAGCGAGGTACTTTTTCGCTCGATCAATTTCACCGGCACGATCAATCAACTGATCGTGAATACTTTTGGCTTGAGCCTCTTCATCTGCGAACGACGCAACATTGCAAAACGTACAGCCGCCACGACCTATGGTGCCATCACGATTGGGACAACTAAATCCGCCATGCAAAGTCAGCTTGTGTACTTTCTCTCCGTAACGACGTTGTAAGTCTTGTCCAATGGTGTTGACTAGCTCATGAAGTTGCATATTTACTCTTACCCGTAGATCGAAATGAATATCATTAAGATTTGTGTAATTTAATTACAGTTTTGAAAAATAATCGAGTGCGAAATGTAACGATTTCAAACAGGTGATAAGTTAAGCAAAGTCAATAAACATGCAGAAATAACGTGCCTCAGGCTGATTGTTATGTAGAAGTTAAACATATTATTCATTTAAACGACGAAAAAAGTGGGCAACAGAGTCGAGTTTTGATTGCATTTCCGCCTAACTAAATTGTAGGATACTTACAGATTTTGCTGTTTTATGTATTTTAAATTACATACAAATTCGGCAAAACATCGGTGTTTTCCAACTCCTACCTATATAAATCACTAGATTGTGATACAAAAAAAATGGATTACACCAAGGATTGTTTTTCTCGCAATATTTTTCCTGCGAGATACGGAATGGAATCAAAGTCACCAACCTAGGCGACTTCGAATCATAAAAATAAAGGACAGGACGTAGAACTAGTTTCGACTAGCCCAATTGCGCCTATTTGAACTGGAAGGATGTATCCATGGTAGATAGAGAGCAAAGATCACAAGGTCTTTATACTCCAGAGCTGGAGCATGACGCTTGTGGTATCGGTTTTGTTGCTCACCTTAAAAACCGCAAATCACACGCAGTAGTTACGCAAGCACTCGACATGCTTGCTCGTATGGAACACCGTGGCGGTCAAGGCTGTGACCCATGCTCGGGTGACGGTGCAGGTATCTTGCTACAAAAACCTCATGAGTTTCTGTTAGAAGAAGCGGTAAAACTTGGTATCAAGTTACCTTCTTTTGAAAAATACGGTGTCGGTGTTGTACTTTTCCCTAAAGATGAACACAAACGTGCTCAATGTCGCGATATTCTAGAACGTAACGCACAACGCCTTGAACTAGACGTCATTGGCTACCGTGTTCTGCCAACTGATAACTCGATGATTGGTGCAGATCCACTCAGTACTGAGCCTCAGTTTGAACACGTATTTATTTCTGGTGGCCCAAGCATCACTCCAGAAGAGCTAGAGCGTAAGTTATATGTACTGCGTAATTACACCGTTCGTGTATGTCTAGAGAGCGTGTCTAACATTGGCGATGACTTCTACATCAACTCTATGTCTTACAAGACCGTGGTGTACAAAGGTCAGCTAACAACAGAGCAAGTACCTCAGTACTTCTTAGATCTACAGAATCCAACCATGGTGAGCGCACTCGCACTGGTTCACTCTCGTTTCTCTACCAATACATTCCCGCGCTGGCGCCTTGCTCAGCCTTTCCGTTACATTGCTCACAATGGTGAAATCAACACAGTTCGCGGTAACCTGAACTGGATGAAAGCCCGTGAAGCAATCATCGAATCTGACCTGTTCACTCAGGCTGAGATCGATATGTTATTGCCTATCTGTCAAGAAGGCAGTTCGGACTCATCAAACTTCGATATGGCGCTAGAGCTCCTAGTTCTATCTGGTCGTAGCCTGCCACATGCGTTAATGATGATGATTCCTGAAGCATGGCAAGAAAACAAAAACATGGATCCAACACGTCGCGCGTTTTATCAATACCACGCCAACGTAATGGAACCATGGGATGGCCCAGCATCAGTATGTTTCACTGACGGTGTTCAAGTTGGTGCAACACTTGACCGTAACGGTCTGCGTCCTTCTCGCTACACAGTGACCAAAGATGATTTCCTAGTAATGGCATCGGAATCTGGCGTTGTTGAGATTGAGCCAGAGAATGTTGAGTTCCGTGGTCGTCTACAGCCTGGTCGTATCTTCGTTGCTGACCTAGAGCAAGGCCGAATCATTTCAGATGAAGAAGTGAAAGATGGTATCGCTAACGCACAACCTTACGAGAAGTGGGTAGAAGAGAACCTGCTAAGTCTGAAGAAACTGCCAGATGCGAGCAACGAATTCAGTCAGCCATCACCAGAGAAGCTACTGCACAAACAGCAAGCATTCGGTGTTAGCTCTGAAGAAGTCAACGAAATCATCGTACCGATGGCGAAAGATGGTAAAGAGCCTCTTTCTGCAATGGGTGCCGACTGGCCACTAGCGATTCTTTCGCACCAGTCACAACATCTTTCAAACTACTTTAAACAGCTGTTCGCTCAGGTAACCAACCCGCCAATCGACCCGATTCGTGAGCGTATGGTTATGTCGCTGAACACTTACCTTGGTAAGGATCAGAACCTGCTTGCTGAGTCTCCAGAGCACTGTCAAAAAGTAGAGCTTGAGTCGCCTGTTCTCTCTAATTCTGAGCTTGAGAAACTGCGTGCTATCGATAACGAGCACCTTCAAGCGAAGACACTAGACATCGTATTCCAAGCAAGTGAAGACGAAGGCAAACTAGAGCGTGCACTAAAGCGTATCTGTCAGTACGCAGAAGATGCCGTTATTGATGGTTACTCAATCATCCTTCTGACTGACCGCGCTGTTAACTCTAACCACGCCGCTATTCCAGCAATGCTTGCGGTTGGCGCTGTTCACCACCACCTAATCCGCAAGGGTCTACGTGCGAAATGTGACATCGTGGTTGAGACAGGTGATGCGCGTGAGACGCACCACTTCGCAACGCTAATCGGTTACGGTGCAAACGCAGTTAACCCATACCTAGTTATTGAAACAATGGTTGAGCTGCAACGCACTAAGAAACTAGATCCAGAAACAAACATTCGTGATCTATTTGAGAACTACCGTCAATCGATCAATGGCGGCCTACTGAAGATCTTCTCGAAAATGGGTATCTCTACGCTACAGTCTTACCACGGTGCACAGATCTTTGAAGCGCTTGGTATCAGCAAGTCTGTAGTCGATAAATACTTCACAGGTACGGTTTCACGCATACAAGGTCTAACGATCGACGACATCGCGAAAGAAGTACTCGTGCGTCACCGCATTGGTTACCCAACACGTGAAATCCCAGTACAAGTTCTTGATGTTGGTGGTGTTTACCAGTGGAAACAGCGTGGTGAAAAGCACCTGTTTAACCCTGAAACGATTTCACTACTGCAAGAGTCGACTCGTAACAAAGATTACGCTCAGTTCAAGAAATATGCGAAAGCGGTTGATGACCAAGGCGATAACGCAGCAACGCTACGTAGCCAGTTAGACTTTGTTAAGAACCCAGCAGGTTCAATCCCACTAGAAGAAGTCGAGCCAATCGAAAGCATCCTTAAGCGTTTCGCGACAGGTGCTATGTCATTCGGCTCTATCTCTTACGAAGCACACTCCACACTGGCAGTTGCGATGAACCGCATCGGCGCGAAATCAAACTCTGGTGAAGGTGGTGAAGACCCAACTCGTTTCGAACGTAAAGAAAACGGTGACTGGGAACGCTCTGCAATCAAACAGGTGGCTTCAGGCCGCTTTGGTGTGACGTCTTACTACCTAACTAACGCAGATGAGCTACAGATCAAGATGGCTCAAGGTGCGAAACCAGGTGAAGGTGGTCAGCTACCAGGTGATAAGGTTGATGACTGGATCGGTGCAACACGTCACTCGACTCCGGGCGTAGGTCTAATCTCGCCACCACCACACCACGATATCTACTCAATCGAAGATTTGGCTCAGCTAATCTACGACTTGAAGAACGCGAACCGTGCTGGCCGTGTCAACGTGAAGCTCGTATCGGAAGCTGGCGTAGGTACTATCGCCTCAGGTGTAGCCAAAGCGAAAGCTGACGTTGTACTTATCGCAGGTTTCGATGGCGGTACAGGTGCATCACCGATGTCGTCTATCCGTCATACAGGTCTACCTTGGGAGCTTGGTCTAGCGGAAACGCACCAAACACTTCTAAAGAATGGCCTACGTAACCGTATCGTGGTTCAGTCTGATGGTCAGATGAAGACACCTCGCGACCTAGCAGTAGCAACACTACTTGGCGCTGAAGAATGGGGCGTGGCAACCGCTGCATTGGTTGTTGAAGGCTGTATCATGATGCGTAAGTGTCATAAGAACACCTGTCCGGTAGGTATCGCAACTCAGAACAAGACACTACGTGAGCGCTTCGATGGCCGCGTAGAAGATGTTGTCACCTTCTTCCAATACATGGCTGAAGGCCTGCGTGAAGTAATGGCTGAGCTAGGCTACCGCACTATCGATGAGATGGTTGGTCAATCACATAAATTGAAAGTTCGTGATGATATCGGCCACTGGAAGTACAAGAATCTCGATCTAACGCCTGTGCTACATATCGAGCAAGCGCGTGAAGACGATGGTGTATACAACCAAACGCAGCAAAACCACAACCTAGAAGACG includes the following:
- the tolC gene encoding outer membrane channel protein TolC, which produces MKKLLPLFISAALGGLSTNAFADTLADIYNQAKENDPTLLSAAAQRDAAFEAVTSSRASLLPQINLTAAYDINRGELNSQDNDSNAWNAGISFSQELYQRSSWVTLDSAEKTARQSDASFAATQQALILRVSTAYFDVLRAQDNLEFVQAEKAAVGRQLEQTKQRFEVGLSAITDVHDAQAQYDAVLADEVLAQNSLVNSYEGLREITGQEHSNLDVLDTKRFSASKTSTAIDTLVEEAQQKNLKLLAARITQDIAKDNISLQSSGHLPSLTLDGGYTIAEQNDSPSDYDSDNFNVGLNLNVPLYTGGATTSLTKQAEFSYVAASQDLEATYRSVVKDVRAFNNNISASIGALRAYEQTVVSAQSALEATEAGFDVGTRTIVDVLDSTRRLYDANKSLSNARYDYILSVLQLRQAVGTLSEQDILDINAGLKKS
- the arcB gene encoding aerobic respiration two-component sensor histidine kinase ArcB translates to MKPIKNLAQYYVDLLVKLGILRFSILLALALVALAVVVQVGITLVLNGHVDDIDIVRSVFFGLLITPWAVYFLSVVVDQLEESRQRLSKLVSKLKDMRSRDQELNNQLQQNIAKLNQEIEERIKAEEAREEAMKDLENEVYQREKTQVELAERTALLRSFIDASPDLIYYRNAEGVFSGCNRAMEELTGKKESQLVGLTPWDVYSKEVAQQIVDTDQKVFSDNQALTYEQWLEYPDGRRNYFELRKVPFYSKDGRHLGLVGFGRDITERKRHEESLEKASRDKTTFISTISHELRTPLNGIVGLSRMLLDTQMTQEQRSHMQTINVSAITLGNIFNDIIDMDKFDRRKLELFPSALNFEEFVAEMESISALMASQKGLRFDLERLSDLPTGIEVDATRLRQVLWNLISNAMKFTKEGGVVMTVSSEVIDEHAHIIMEIEDSGIGIPEAELDKIFAMYYQVKSGKDNLHAVGTGIGLAVSKQLINMMDGDITVSSEEGFGSTFTVTIRVPLIEVAVPQAVASLQSQELNIFMVEDIELNITVARSLLESMGHEVSVAMNGAEAMEMFDPEIYDLVFLDIQLPDMTGFDIAEYFRRTYSDLPPLVALTANVLKNKQEYLERGMDDAISKPLSVTAVHDVLAKFTQGEQEEIIEQAEVIEAVPEGGEIYARLLDLEMLESYVSIVGPKPVLDSIQMFEDMMPDYLQVLDSNMVARHQEGIVSEAHKIKGAAGSIGLKHIQSVAQKAQSPDLPAWWENIDDWVEEMKNEYENDIQILKEWLNNNKGK
- a CDS encoding diguanylate cyclase domain-containing protein; translated protein: MEQVLVWLWDTTHGHGFDLVVILLAIIITAAIYARNQAHLVELLVTTPNALLLIDSKSGELLLANSVASQVLGVRRVGKNFMLPDLVTPKFLLTSVSPFTGRFFSSHTISWPLSKSRRIDLDVVGRKTIFRRRSVWLLYFSTHQETDAELKNQVNSLSIVKSAFDNLSELIFIKDKDGRLISSNRAFQRFWHNREGEGVADIEGVIKGRASKRRWTVTPDGRSCLLESYQSALISSSGEKIGTLGISHDVTDWHDMQKSLRDEMEKRKDTEVALAQRDTILQNILESSPDSIGIFNENMVYQACNQPFVKALGIAEVNDLIGKRLQDVIPNESYSRLSETDNKVLHEGKSLRYIDRVVNSNGQFIWYDVVKSPFRDPASGTNGVLVMARDVSERYLAEQKLEEANQELERLSFIDSLTQIANRRRFDEQLDILWHVHIREQQPMTVMLCDIDYFKGFNDFYGHQRGDEALIKVAEVFKKVLPRSSDSVARYGGEEFAFILPNTTAEGAKKVAQRIHQGVAELALAHNSSNVSDIVTASIGLVSLVPQPLDNSESIVALADSALYQAKANGRNQTCVHHTSEN
- a CDS encoding TIGR01212 family radical SAM protein (This family includes YhcC from E. coli K-12, an uncharacterized radical SAM protein.), whose product is MQLHELVNTIGQDLQRRYGEKVHKLTLHGGFSCPNRDGTIGRGGCTFCNVASFADEEAQAKSIHDQLIDRAGEIDRAKKYLAYFQAYTSTYAEVQVLKNMYEEALKAADIVGLCVGTRPDCVPDAVLDLLSGYVEQGYEIWLELGLQTANNQTLKRINRGHDFECYAEITKRARALGIKVCTHLIVGLPKETREDNIATMEQVLAVGTDGIKLHGLHIVEGSTMAKAWKAGRLEAPELDEYVSIASEMIRMTPPEVVYHRVSSAARRPTLLAPLWCENRWLAMTEIGRTLNLEGAQGTLINQPFIYTKPILKAE
- the gltB gene encoding glutamate synthase large subunit; the encoded protein is MVDREQRSQGLYTPELEHDACGIGFVAHLKNRKSHAVVTQALDMLARMEHRGGQGCDPCSGDGAGILLQKPHEFLLEEAVKLGIKLPSFEKYGVGVVLFPKDEHKRAQCRDILERNAQRLELDVIGYRVLPTDNSMIGADPLSTEPQFEHVFISGGPSITPEELERKLYVLRNYTVRVCLESVSNIGDDFYINSMSYKTVVYKGQLTTEQVPQYFLDLQNPTMVSALALVHSRFSTNTFPRWRLAQPFRYIAHNGEINTVRGNLNWMKAREAIIESDLFTQAEIDMLLPICQEGSSDSSNFDMALELLVLSGRSLPHALMMMIPEAWQENKNMDPTRRAFYQYHANVMEPWDGPASVCFTDGVQVGATLDRNGLRPSRYTVTKDDFLVMASESGVVEIEPENVEFRGRLQPGRIFVADLEQGRIISDEEVKDGIANAQPYEKWVEENLLSLKKLPDASNEFSQPSPEKLLHKQQAFGVSSEEVNEIIVPMAKDGKEPLSAMGADWPLAILSHQSQHLSNYFKQLFAQVTNPPIDPIRERMVMSLNTYLGKDQNLLAESPEHCQKVELESPVLSNSELEKLRAIDNEHLQAKTLDIVFQASEDEGKLERALKRICQYAEDAVIDGYSIILLTDRAVNSNHAAIPAMLAVGAVHHHLIRKGLRAKCDIVVETGDARETHHFATLIGYGANAVNPYLVIETMVELQRTKKLDPETNIRDLFENYRQSINGGLLKIFSKMGISTLQSYHGAQIFEALGISKSVVDKYFTGTVSRIQGLTIDDIAKEVLVRHRIGYPTREIPVQVLDVGGVYQWKQRGEKHLFNPETISLLQESTRNKDYAQFKKYAKAVDDQGDNAATLRSQLDFVKNPAGSIPLEEVEPIESILKRFATGAMSFGSISYEAHSTLAVAMNRIGAKSNSGEGGEDPTRFERKENGDWERSAIKQVASGRFGVTSYYLTNADELQIKMAQGAKPGEGGQLPGDKVDDWIGATRHSTPGVGLISPPPHHDIYSIEDLAQLIYDLKNANRAGRVNVKLVSEAGVGTIASGVAKAKADVVLIAGFDGGTGASPMSSIRHTGLPWELGLAETHQTLLKNGLRNRIVVQSDGQMKTPRDLAVATLLGAEEWGVATAALVVEGCIMMRKCHKNTCPVGIATQNKTLRERFDGRVEDVVTFFQYMAEGLREVMAELGYRTIDEMVGQSHKLKVRDDIGHWKYKNLDLTPVLHIEQAREDDGVYNQTQQNHNLEDVLDRKLIQAAIPALEKGEAVNAEFPIINTDRSAGTMLSNEISKVYKDAGLPQPMNVKFNGSAGQSFGAFLAKGVKFEVEGDANDYWGKGLSGGTLVLYPDAKSTIVAEDNIVVGNVCFYGATSGESYIRGMAGERFCVRNSGAKVVVEGVGDHGCEYMTGGVAVILGSTGRNFAAGMSGGVAYVWDKSGDFETKLNPELVDLDPIEAEDRELLKEMLTKQVQFTGSEVAQSFLDNFEASLASMVKVMPRDYKAVLQKRKAESEQAQTEQVEAV